In Myxococcales bacterium, the following proteins share a genomic window:
- a CDS encoding enoyl-CoA hydratase/isomerase family protein, whose product MGNLVGYETDRGVAVLTLNDPPVNAYTHEMMKELDDAIVEARFDPDVHVIVLTGSGDRHFSAGADLDMLRESDSTFKYYFSLHAHETLQRLEATPKLCIAALNGHATGGGFEIAMACDIRIARLGPFRIGLPEVKLGVLPVTGGTQRLTRLVGQPRAMQILIEGEDFSLDQGLEWGLLHYIWETDSLESFRARVSEYAHEFTPPRKAALAVGRIKRAVQAAVDLPLDQGLALERELAAGLAATDDATEGLAAHSSKRQANFRAR is encoded by the coding sequence ATGGGCAACCTCGTCGGCTACGAGACGGACCGCGGCGTCGCGGTCCTCACACTGAACGATCCGCCGGTCAACGCCTACACCCACGAGATGATGAAGGAGCTCGACGACGCGATCGTCGAGGCGCGCTTCGACCCGGACGTGCACGTGATCGTGCTCACGGGCTCGGGTGACCGCCACTTCTCGGCCGGCGCGGATCTCGACATGCTCCGCGAGAGCGACTCGACCTTCAAGTACTACTTCTCCCTGCACGCGCACGAGACCTTGCAGCGGCTGGAAGCGACCCCGAAGCTGTGCATTGCCGCGCTGAATGGCCACGCGACGGGCGGCGGCTTCGAGATCGCAATGGCCTGCGACATTCGCATCGCGAGGCTCGGGCCGTTTCGGATCGGGCTCCCCGAGGTCAAGCTCGGTGTGCTGCCGGTCACGGGCGGCACCCAGCGCCTGACGCGCCTCGTTGGCCAGCCGCGCGCGATGCAGATCCTGATCGAAGGCGAGGACTTCTCCCTCGATCAGGGCCTCGAGTGGGGGCTGCTGCACTACATCTGGGAGACCGACTCGCTCGAGTCGTTCCGCGCGCGGGTCTCCGAGTACGCCCACGAGTTCACCCCGCCACGCAAAGCCGCGCTGGCCGTCGGCCGCATCAAGCGCGCGGTTCAAGCCGCGGTGGACCTGCCCCTCGACCAGGGGCTCGCTCTCGAGCGTGAGCTCGCCGCGGGGCTCGCCGCCACCGACGATGCCACGGAAGGGCTCGCCGCCCACAGCAGCAAACGCCAGGCGAATTTCCGGGCCCGCTGA
- a CDS encoding beta-ketoacyl synthase chain length factor, whose product MRGRAERVCVTGLGGISALGGTLPRSFARLCAGETGIGPLTAFDVGGQRGQLAAEVGELAANLRALEAREDWSRSDILALAAAREAIASAGLTGSLSDTALVVGGTTGGMREAETLLAGDPQRLSQSAARRLLSYPLSTSAEQLMQALGTGASGASLCSACSSGANALALGAGSIASGRTARALCGGTDALCRLTFSGFNALGVMAPEACRPFDVQRTGLVLGEGAAFLVLESETEARRRGARILAWLDGWSVGAEAHHITHPEPSAETAARLLMRALRRGGVEIAELDYVNAHGTATAQNDAAEARAFARAFGDDAGRIYVSSSKGQVGHTLGAAGALEAAFTVMAIDAGMAPPTGGLVTPDPELHLRHVMGRAVPVAIRTAVSTSFGFGGAGTVLLFSHPDRELTQARETNIPLRVVSVATLSAVGVRRDQDVLSRADMKAVEPQRPWVESLEAARSRRFDSASAMMTVGAGETLREVARPDKEVGLVAGSAYGNVERSVVFLQRLFRQGPRFASPADFPHLVPSAAVGNASIYHQLVGPVLAVADLVTSAESAFTVALSLLEDEQADAIVSASVEPHDGVVERVLGPLCLDQPPEGTRRGEGGSFVLLARGREPGGVEVVYWSDAAKPGSLPIPAGARSVVVRSGGAENEAFVAASGWRGVRCFAPAMDGIPHEARGGFALAHAVALLFAGEADEALVAAVGKGKSYAFVFKRENLGDGNG is encoded by the coding sequence ATGAGGGGTCGAGCCGAACGCGTGTGTGTGACCGGGCTCGGCGGGATCTCGGCGTTGGGCGGTACACTGCCACGGAGCTTCGCCCGCCTGTGCGCCGGTGAGACTGGGATCGGCCCGCTCACGGCCTTCGACGTCGGAGGGCAACGGGGGCAGCTGGCCGCCGAAGTGGGTGAGCTCGCGGCGAACCTCCGGGCTCTCGAGGCTCGAGAAGACTGGTCGCGGAGCGACATCCTTGCCCTCGCAGCCGCGCGGGAGGCCATCGCGAGCGCCGGCTTGACGGGATCACTCAGCGACACGGCGCTGGTCGTCGGGGGGACGACCGGCGGGATGCGGGAGGCGGAGACCCTGCTGGCAGGTGATCCGCAGCGGCTCAGTCAGAGCGCGGCTCGGCGGCTGTTGTCCTATCCGCTGTCGACCTCGGCCGAGCAGCTGATGCAGGCACTCGGCACCGGGGCGAGTGGGGCGTCGCTGTGCAGCGCTTGCTCGAGCGGCGCCAACGCGCTCGCGCTCGGGGCCGGCTCGATCGCTTCGGGTCGCACGGCGCGGGCACTGTGCGGCGGCACGGACGCACTGTGTCGGCTGACGTTCTCCGGCTTCAACGCCCTGGGTGTGATGGCACCGGAAGCGTGCCGACCGTTCGACGTGCAGCGCACGGGACTCGTGCTGGGGGAGGGCGCGGCGTTCCTCGTGCTCGAGTCCGAGACCGAGGCGCGGCGGCGCGGTGCCAGGATCTTGGCTTGGCTCGACGGCTGGAGTGTGGGAGCCGAAGCCCATCACATCACCCACCCGGAGCCTTCGGCCGAGACGGCGGCTCGGCTGCTGATGCGGGCGCTCCGTCGCGGCGGAGTCGAGATCGCGGAGCTCGACTACGTCAACGCCCACGGTACCGCGACCGCGCAAAATGACGCGGCAGAGGCTCGGGCATTTGCGCGGGCGTTCGGTGACGATGCCGGGCGCATCTACGTCTCGTCCTCCAAGGGACAGGTAGGACACACCCTCGGCGCGGCTGGCGCGCTGGAGGCAGCCTTCACTGTCATGGCGATCGACGCCGGGATGGCGCCTCCAACCGGTGGGCTCGTCACCCCGGATCCGGAGCTTCACCTTCGCCACGTGATGGGTCGGGCGGTTCCCGTGGCGATTCGGACTGCGGTCTCGACCTCGTTCGGTTTTGGTGGTGCGGGCACCGTGCTCTTGTTCAGCCATCCGGACCGTGAGCTCACGCAGGCCAGGGAAACGAATATCCCGCTGCGCGTGGTCTCGGTCGCGACGTTGTCGGCTGTCGGCGTGCGCCGGGACCAAGACGTACTGAGTCGCGCCGACATGAAGGCTGTAGAGCCGCAGCGACCTTGGGTGGAGTCGTTGGAAGCGGCGCGTTCACGCCGCTTCGATTCCGCGTCGGCGATGATGACCGTTGGCGCCGGCGAGACCCTGAGGGAAGTAGCTCGACCCGACAAGGAAGTCGGGTTGGTCGCAGGCTCCGCCTACGGCAACGTCGAGCGCTCGGTCGTCTTCCTTCAACGCCTCTTCAGGCAGGGGCCACGTTTCGCCAGTCCTGCGGATTTTCCGCACCTCGTGCCCTCGGCTGCCGTCGGCAATGCGTCGATCTACCATCAGCTGGTGGGCCCGGTGCTGGCCGTCGCAGATCTGGTGACCAGCGCGGAGTCCGCCTTCACCGTGGCGCTCAGCTTGCTCGAAGATGAACAGGCCGACGCCATCGTGAGTGCATCGGTCGAGCCGCACGACGGCGTGGTCGAACGCGTGCTCGGACCGCTGTGTCTGGACCAACCGCCAGAGGGTACCCGCCGGGGTGAGGGTGGGAGTTTCGTGCTCCTCGCCCGCGGTCGAGAGCCGGGTGGCGTCGAGGTTGTCTACTGGTCCGATGCCGCGAAGCCAGGCTCCTTGCCCATCCCCGCAGGCGCCCGCTCCGTGGTGGTGCGGAGCGGCGGCGCTGAAAACGAGGCTTTTGTCGCTGCTTCGGGCTGGCGGGGGGTACGCTGTTTCGCGCCGGCCATGGACGGAATTCCCCACGAAGCGCGCGGCGGATTCGCACTGGCCCATGCGGTCGCATTGCTCTTCGCTGGCGAGGCCGACGAGGCCCTCGTCGCGGCGGTGGGCAAGGGCAAGAGCTACGCTTTCGTGTTCAAACGCGAGAACCTCGGCGACGGGAACGGATGA